The Corynebacterium freiburgense region TAAGCCTTGAAGACCTTACTGATGAACAACTTGCCCAAGTGCACCCGGAACTTCGACCAGAGGTGCGCGAGGTACTGACAGTGCAAGGTTCTGTAGTTTCGCGCGCTACTCGTGGCGGGACTGCACCGGTGCGGGTGGCAGAGCAACGCGAACGTGTTATCGAGCTCGCTGCCGACCATCGTACTTGGGCTCAAACGCCAGTTCGGAAATAGCGGTAAAGCATAGAGCAGCGAGTGCGAAGTTTTCGTATTCGCTGTTTTCGCTATTTTCTGGGAAACACAGAGGTCCTGGAAACCTTGAAAATATCAAGGGCTACAATACTTTCTTATGAGTATCGATCCCCAATTGTTGGAAGTGCTGGCATGCCCGAAAGATAAAGGGCCTTTGCGATATTTGGAGGCTGAGCAATTGCTAGTCAATGATCGCCTTGGAATTGCGTACCGCATTGAAGACGGCATTCCAGTGATGCTCATTGATGAAGCAATTACTTGGCCGAAATCCTAATTTCCCAGCACTATTACGACATATGAAACAAGGATCGTTATGAATATTATTGACGAGCTGACTTGGCGCGGCTTAATTAATCAGTCCACTGATTTGGATTCCCTGCGGGAAGCAACCCAAAAACCAATTACGCTGTATTGTGGATTTGACCCAACCGGTGCCTCACTGCATGCAGGGCATTTGGTTCCGCTTATTATGCTAAAGCGCTTTCAAGATGCGGGGCATCGCACTATTACTTTGGCCGGTGGGGCTACTGGAATGATTGGGGACCCGCGTGATGTCGGTGAGCGCAGTATGCTTACGGAAGCGGAAATTTCCAATAATGTTAGTGCGATAAAGGGACAAATTCGTCGGTTTATTGATTATTCCGATGGGCGTGCCATTATGGTGAATAATGCCGACTGGATCGGCAATATGAATGTTATTGAGTTTTTGCGTGATATTGGTAAAAATTTCTCGCTTAACACAATGCTGGACAGAGATACCGTAAAACGTCGTTTAGAAAGTGATGGTATTTCATACACCGAGTTTTCATATATGCTTCTGCAGGCATTTGATTCGGTGCATTTGCGGCGCGAATATGATTGCGTTTTGCAAATTGGTGGTGGTGATCAATGGGGCAATATTGTTTCTGGTGTTGATCTCAATCGCCGTATGGACCAAGCAAAAACTCATGCGTTGACGGTGCCGTTAGTCACTGATGCTGATGGCCAAAAGTTTGGAAAATCTACCGGCGGTGGAAAACTTTGGTTGGACCCTGAACTCACTAGCCCATACTCCTGGTACCAATACTTCATTAATGCCGGTGATGCTGTAGTTATTGATTACTTGCGCTGGTTTACCTTCCTCACCCAAGACGAAATTGCTGAATATGAAGTTGCCGTTGCTGAACGCCCTCACCAACGGGAAGCACAACGACGTTTGGCTCGTGAGCTAACTACTTTGGTTCATGGCGCAGACGCTACCGAAGCTGTGGAACTCGCGGCTCAAGCATTATTTGGCCGTGCTGAACTTCACGATCTAGACGAAGAAACCCTTCAGGGTGCGCTTTCCGAAACCACGATTGCAGATATTGCAGCCGATCAACCGCGCACGATTGTTGATCTATTTGTTGCTGCTGGGCTCGCTGATTCTCGCGGAGCTGCTCGCCGTTCCATTAAAGAGGGCGGCGTGTATGTAAATAATGTGCGAATCCAATCTGATGATTGGCAACCCGCAGCTGAAGATTTACTACATGGTAAGTGGTTAGTTCTTCGGCGCGGTAAAAAGAATTTTGCGGGTGCGCTTATCCGCTAACAAGTTGCTTTTCGACGACCCCCTCTGTTGCGCATTATATGCACTTTGCGCAATGGAGAGGGTTTCTTACATTTCAGTAGAAAATGCTGATCTAGCTCTAGGTTTGTAAAATTTTAAGCTTGCGTGTAACCTTGTGTGAGTCGCCGCGATAACAACGTGGTTGACTTCTTAAGGCGAAAGCCCTAAGATTAAGCGACGCTATGAAATCGGGGTCCAAGTTTCTTGGAATTTCATTTCTAGCAATGTGTTGTTTGAGAACTCGATAGTGTGCCATGTTTGTTTGTTGTGGTTGATTGGTTTGTTTTGGCTGTTTGTTGTGGTTGGTTGTGTGTTGCTGGCGGGGTTCATGCTTCGTGAGCTGGCGTGTGGCTGGTCATGGTGGATGGTTGGGACTTGGTTTTCGACTGTTTTTTTGTTTTTGTTTTTTTGGGCAACTGATTGTTTTTGTTGGTTGTTTGTTTTTGTTGGGATGTTGGCTTTTCATGATTGTTTGAGCTGATTGTTCTTTTTTGTGGAGAGTTTGATCCTGGCTCAGGACGAACGCTGGCGGCGTGCTTAACACATGCAAGTCGAACGGAAAGGCCCTGCTTGCGGGGTGCTCGAGTGGCGAACGGGTGAGTAACACGTGGGTGATCTGCCTCGTACTCTGGGATAAGCCTGGGAAACTGGGTCTAATACTGGATAGGACCATGCTTTAGTGTGTCATGGTGGAAAGTTGTTTCGGTACGGGATGAGCCTGCGGCCTATCAGCTTGTTGGTGGGGTAATGGCCTACCAAGGCGTCGACGGGTAGCCGGCCTGAGAGGGTGTACGGCCACATTGGGACTGAGATACGGCCCAGACTCCTACGGGAGGCAGCAGTGGGGAATATTGCACAATGGGCGCAAGCCTGATGCAGCGACGCCGCGTGGGGGATGAAGGCCTTCGGGTTGTAAACCTCTTTCGGCAGGGACGAAGCGTGTTTGTGACGGTACCTGTAGAAGAAGCACCGGCTAACTACGTGCCAGCAGCCGCGGTAATACGTAGGGTGCGAGCGTTGTCCGGAATTACTGGGCGTAAAGAGCTCGTAGGTGGTTTGTCGCGTCGTCTGTGAAATTCCGGGGCTTAACTCCGGGCGTGCAGGCGATACGGGCATAACTTGAGTGCTGTAGGGGAGACTGGAATTCCTGGTGTAGCGGTGAAATGCGCAGATATCAGGAGGAACACCGATGGCGAAGGCAGGTCTCTGGGCAGTAACTGACGCTGAGGAGCGAAAGCATGGGTAGCGAACAGGATTAGATACCCTGGTAGTCCATGCCGTAAACGGTGGGCGCTAGGTGTGGGGGTCTTCCACGACTTCTGTGCCGTAGCTAACGCATTAAGCGCCCCGCCTGGGGAGTACGGCCGCAAGGCTAAAACTCAAAGGAATTGACGGGGGCCCGCACAAGCGGCGGAGCATGTGGATTAATTCGATGCAACGCGAAGAACCTTACCTGGGCTTGACATATGCAGGATCGCGCCAGAGATGGTGTTTCCCTTGTGGCTTGTATACAGGTGGTGCATGGTTGTCGTCAGCTCGTGTCGTGAGATGTTGGGTTAAGTCCCGCAACGAGCGCAACCCTTGTCTTATGTTGCCAGCACGTGATGGTGGGGACTCATGAGAGACTGCCGGGGTCAACTCGGAGGAAGGTGGGGATGACGTCAAATCATCATGCCCCTTATGTCCAGGGCTTCACACATGCTACAATGGTCGGTACAGTGGGTTGCGAGACCGTGAGGTGGAGCGAATCCCTTTGAAAGCCGGCCTCAGTTCGGATTGGGGTCTGCAACTCGACCCCATGAAGTCGGAGTCGCTAGTAATCGCAGATCAGCAATGCTGCGGTGAATACGTTCCCGGGCCTTGTACACACCGCCCGTCACGTCATGAAAGTTGGTAACACCCGAAGCCCATGGCCTAACCGGCTGTTGCTGGAGGGAGTGGTCGAAGGTGGGATTGGCGATTGGGACGAAGTCGTAACAAGGTAGCCGTACCGGAAGGTGCGGCTGGATCACCTCCTTTCTAAGGAGTTTTGTTTTTTGTTTTTGTGGCTGCGCATCGTGTTGGTGTGTGGCTGGTTTGTTTTGTTGTTTCCAGGTGGACGGCATGTGATTGATTGCGTGCAGGTGGTTGGGGCAGATTGGTTGGCCGGTTGGTAATGGATGAGTGTGGCATGCTGTTGGGTGTCTGGGGTGACACGTGTTGTTGTGTTGTTTCGGGTGTTGTTTGTTGAACTGTATAGTGGACGCGAGCGTTTTTTCTTTTTGTGTGTGTTTTGTTGTGTTGTAAGGGCGCACGGTGGATGCCTTGGTATGCTGAGCCGATGAAGGACGTGAAAGGCTGCGATAAGCCTCGGGGAGTTGTCAATTGAGCGTTGATCCGAGGGTGTCCGAATGGGGAAACCTGGCCGTGGTTGTGTGCGGTCGCCATGCTGGTGAAGGTTTGATAGCTGGTGTGGAGGTTACGCGGGGAAGTGAAACATCTCAGTACCCGTAGGAGAAGAAAACAATAGTGATTCCGTGAGTAGTGGCGAGCGAAAGCGGATGGTGGCTAAACCATATGCGTGTGATACTCGGCAGGGGTTGCGTGTGTGGGGTTGTGGGATGTTGTTGTTGCGGGTGCTGCCGTGCCTGTGGCGTGCTGCGCGTGGTTAGGGGAAGTGGCTTGGAATGGTCTGCCGGAGTGGGTGAGAGTCCCGTACCTGAAAGCTGTGTGTGGTGTGTGTGATGATGTCCCGAGTAGCAGCGGGCTCGTGGAATCTGCTGTGAATCTGCCGGGACCACCCGGTAAGCCTGAATACTCAGTGTGACCGATAGCGGATTGAGTACCGTGAGGGAATGGTGAAAAGTACCCCGGGAGGGGAGTGAAAGAGTACCTGAAACCGTGCGCTTACAATCCGTCAGAGCCTGTGCCTCATGTGTTTGGGGTGGGGGTGATGGCGTGCCTTTTGAAGAATGAGCCTGCGAGTCAGCGGCATGTCGCGAGGTTAACATGTGTGTGTGGGAGCCGTAGCGAAAGCGAATCCTAATGAGGGTGTTGTAGT contains the following coding sequences:
- a CDS encoding Trm112 family protein; this translates as MSIDPQLLEVLACPKDKGPLRYLEAEQLLVNDRLGIAYRIEDGIPVMLIDEAITWPKS
- the tyrS gene encoding tyrosine--tRNA ligase; translation: MNIIDELTWRGLINQSTDLDSLREATQKPITLYCGFDPTGASLHAGHLVPLIMLKRFQDAGHRTITLAGGATGMIGDPRDVGERSMLTEAEISNNVSAIKGQIRRFIDYSDGRAIMVNNADWIGNMNVIEFLRDIGKNFSLNTMLDRDTVKRRLESDGISYTEFSYMLLQAFDSVHLRREYDCVLQIGGGDQWGNIVSGVDLNRRMDQAKTHALTVPLVTDADGQKFGKSTGGGKLWLDPELTSPYSWYQYFINAGDAVVIDYLRWFTFLTQDEIAEYEVAVAERPHQREAQRRLARELTTLVHGADATEAVELAAQALFGRAELHDLDEETLQGALSETTIADIAADQPRTIVDLFVAAGLADSRGAARRSIKEGGVYVNNVRIQSDDWQPAAEDLLHGKWLVLRRGKKNFAGALIR